aaatggcaacactacatataacacatccctacattcacacactacatactgcatataaaaacatgcttacattcaaatatacaaacactgctcagtgctaaatacaatccgcAAGTGTGGgaaaatggtagattcccagctgtcaaagcattgtgggagaagtatgacagatagggatctaccttttatccACCCTTGCAATAAGGGGGCACAAAACAATTCATGCATTAGGGCCCTCTGTACGTTAGTTCAGTCACtgattaaatcaatgctttcctacagggctACCAAGTGACCAAGTTTTACTTTTAAGCTCAGATGACCCATCAAAGTCTTATCCAGAGATTCCAACAATTTCATTAAATTCATGTTGCATGGGCTCCACTGAGTCATTTAAGTAACTTGAATATGTTGCTCTACAATACTAGATGAGCTAGGTTTATTCAATGTGCTGTAAATCATATTTCCTATGATCTACATGGCTCCACTAAATATGAACAGTAATGAATGTTTTGGCAATGCTTGTGTTTTTCTTACAACACAATGCTTTACTCAGCACCTCTTGTGTTCAgtggttaaataatatatatctgaTATTTAAATGTAGAATCCTTTCTCATATTTCAGTATGTGCGTTATTGTTTAAAGCTATGGTAAGCAAAAACAAGAGAGTAGGTGTATTGATAAATTGCTCTTGGGATGTGAAATGTAAGCATAGTATAGTGactttcctttaaaggaacattatagcgttAGCGATATAAACCTGTATTCTGAATGCTATAATGTCTTTGTTCTAGTTCTGCACcggtgcccctccccccccccatttgcaataaaattaaaaaactattttacttacctttttcctgcACTCTCTCACTGCTCCCTCATTGCTGCTTACCCCTTCACCTCATGTGGCATCAATAAGGAGGCATGACCCCCTCtgcgatggtccaatccaatgtccCTAATAGAGGAGCATTAGggtcctaatgtgcatgcgcatcaAGTACTGCATGTGCACGTGCATGGAATCTTAGActaggaaagtattgattcaattatttttttatggtcTGTGCAATGGAAGAGCCtctatgtgggctgcaaaaaaaaaagtttgacctagaccaacacaaactaaaattacttgtattattctcatgcaaacaatatgtaatcctgggtacatGTATATAATTTACTTAATAGTTTCACTTCAAGTTTCTTACTATCCCCCCCATTTTAATTCACAGCCTTTTGCAGCCCCGCTCTcccactttaatacactgccccccccactctaatacactgccccacgtCCCTTCCCCCAATTTAATGCATTGTCCCTCTCCCGCCACTCTAATACACTACACTCGGTATTCCGGTAAGCCAGTCTGGCCCTAGGGGCCGCACAGATACTCATTGTGGGGGAcgcatgtttgacatgcttgctctagtggctgtcatactgaggAGGACTTATCTCTGTAAAGTAAAAATTGCAGCATCTTAAAagctgtaatgttttacattgcagggttaaggggatagagacactgcacccagagcacttaattgagatgaagtggtctgggtgactacagcgTTCCTTTTAGAGGCATGCATTTAAACACTGGGATCATGATTGGGTGCACGAGATAACCAAGTTACATTGATATGGCTAACAAGCAATAACCCCCTGCTCCATGTGTTTCTCACATAAAAGACAGGTATGGATTTACATTTAGGTCCAACGAGAAATGTACTTGAAAGGTGGTGTTCCGCTAAGTAATACCTCAACCTCTCTCACAAGTCTTTGCACTGTTTTAATTACAATTTTGAGGCTCTTTAGAAAGTTGCCTATGGAAATTCACCCATTACAAGATAGTATATCTTGTCAATTTACTTACCTTAATTTACCTTTTATAGCAAGCAATATATCTGGTTATGTTTCTCTTTGCTTAGATCTCCCAATTAACCCGTTAAGATGGAATATTAAAACTAAAAGCATTGTGTCTGAAACACAACCTGTATTTTTCAGTGAGGTAATGTTGTATGAAACTAGTGGTTCTCCAATTaagatatatttgaaaaaaaataaactataaatgAAGCTTACCTCCTGCACCAAGGATCATCCAGGAAGTACTCCGTTATCACAAATATGATTTTTCTACTTTTTCTTATACTGTTGACAATCTCTGTAAGTTGTGATTTTCCACCTTCAAAATCTCTTTCCTCAAAGCAGAACTGAAAGGGAAAGACTTTGTCCTCTTCAAGTGGTATCAAATTGTTGTCAACCCATGGCATATCCTTTTTGGCATGAATTATATAAGCATCATAACGAAAGTTCTCTCTTTTTCGATCAATTTCTTTAAAGCCAAGAATTCTATTCATGGAAACATTCCAATAAAATTGTATTCTCCACCCTTGGAAATTTATCACAAAAACTATAAGTATAAAAGAGACTGTCAACGTGAATGtgaatataaaacacatttttaaaggtCCTGTATCCTTACAGGGCGAGTTGTCAAAGAGTTCAACAGAAATTCCATGATATTTGCGTGGTGTATTACATATATATTGAGTTTCCAAGCCTGGTATAGTAGCATTAGTTGtattaatccaatttacaaaCCAAGCTATGCTTTCACAAGTACAATCAAAAGGATTTCCACTCATGTCTAATATTTTAATGCTACTGAAAACTATTTCATACATTTGTCTTTCAACTGATGTTATGAGATTTTTATGCAAATCTAACTGATAAATAGATATTTGATCATCAAATAAAGATTTGGGAAGAATATATACATTGTTTTCTCCCAAGTTCAATATCCTTAAGTTTGACAGTCCTTGAAAAGCTGATGGAGGTATTTCATCAAAGCCATTAGATAACAGGTCGAGTATTTCTAAATTATGTAATCCTTTTAGAAACAAAACTGGGCCTCCTGGGTTAGCGTTTTTCCATAATCGAGCCAGGTTGTTGTGCTGTAGATTGAGAATTCTGAGACTGGAAAGATCTTTGAATTGGTTTTCCTCTATGTTTGCAATATTGTTGTTGCCCAGATCCAATTGGGTTAGATTTTGTAGGCCTTTAAAAGGAGATGGTTTGAGATCTCTAAATGTAAGTTTAGTTTTTCTGAGGTTTAACTTCTTAAGACTTGGAATTGAACTAAAGGAATTACGTGTCAGTGTTATGTGATTGTTGTAAGATAAGTATATCAGTATGATTTGGAAGAGACCTAAAAATTCATCTCCAGTAAGTTCCTGGTCGATTCTGTTAAAACCCAAATCAAGGACTTGAAGATGTCTTAGACCAGAAAATGCTCCATATTCTAATTTTGCAATCCCAGCATCCGAGATATTTAATTCCAGCAAAGGAGACTTTGAAAGggatataaatgttttatttgtaaCAATCTCCAAATTTATGGAGCACCTTACCATGCTCAAATTCTTCAGACTTGTGAGCCCCGTAAAAGTATTTTCTGTAAAGATCAAATTTTTGTTGCCTTCTATATTGAGGTATTCAAGGTTCTTTAACCACTGAAAGGACAGGTCATCAATTTTTGATTCTTTCAAAGTGTTTTTTAAATTCAAAGTCTTCAATCCCGACAAACCATGAAAAGTGTATTGATTTAAAACCGTAACTTGGTTACTTTCCAAATTTAAAATCTCTAAATGAGGGAGGTGGACAAATGCGTCTTTATCTATCTGGGACATGCTGTTTTTAGAGATGTCCAAATATGTCAGATTTGTGTCTGATAATCCACTAAATGTTGTATTATGTACTTTTGACAGTTGTACATTAATTAATAACAGCATCTGGATTCCGGTGCCTCCTAATTGTGAACAAACTAGCTCAACAAGTTTAGGGCCCAGCTGCATATCCACCATTATAAGGGCCTGAAGATTTCTTAGCACACGAAAAAAGTTTGGATTCAcctaaacaaaaaacagaaagaaagtaaatatattaaaactAAACAGCTGCACACGTATAATTAACCCGTTTATTCCTAGTAATATGCATTCCTGAACAGCAGAGGTCTGCTTCCATACTCCTAAATTGATATTTctgtaaattatttaaattaattttttttaggatgatCTTATAGGAATTTGTTAGGCTTAGACTTAGAGTTAAACATTGTAACCCCGCTTTCATATCTCTGCATGTCCTATAGTGACCACAAATAATAAACCAAGGATAGAAAGCCTTTGTTTGTTCGGCAAAAGGGTTAACAACATTTCACTACATCTGAATCCTGCAAAACTAtccttaaaaaaaaccaaaaaacattttatatgaatattgAGGAGGGAACTAATTCATTGTTGCAGAGGGGATACACTTTTCATTACGAAAATcacctttttgttttatttgtttttggtcAGATCATTTCGCAACTGATAGAAACCAGAGGAACCAGCCTCTTGCATATCTATAGTGCTTATGATGcttgtagtgtccatttaatatataaatgtttcTCTTTCAAAACGTCTCTATCAATGTGTATTAACAGGGCCGGCGTGTcttataggcgacttaggcagtcgcctagggtgCACTGGCCTGGGGTGCGCTAAATttaggtgaccggcaggagggaagcgcacagcagtGAGTGAGCGCTTACCTTCAGtctgccggcggccgggtacaggaaacagaagttcctgtcccgCGGTCCGCGCCACCGGCCACACTACATAGTTAGGAGGCTAAACAGGGAaggaggaggggaaggaccactaagggggggggggagaccggaGAGGGCCACtagagggtggggggaggaggaaggaccactaaaggggcgGGGGACtggaaaggaccactagaggaggaggagggaggacaactaatggggggggaggaaggaccactaacgggggagagggggctggagaggagcactaagggtggtggggaaggaggggaaggaccactaaaggggagagggaggaccactaaggggggaggaggggaaggaccactttgcgggggggggaggaggctcAATAAGGGGTTGTGGAGAGGGAAgatcactaaggggggggggaccactaagggtgggagAGGGGGCTGGAGAGGACCActcgaggggggagagggaggtccACTAAGAGGTCCGggaagagggaggaccactaagcgagggagagaggaaggaccactaaggagggagtGAGAACACCACTAAGAGGGGAGAGTGGGGAGTGAGAGGACCACCAAGGGGGAACtggagagggacagggggccaagggacagcactaagggacaggaggggaggagagagcactaagggacaagatgggagaacactgagggacaggagggaaggggagatcaccaattgacaggaggggagagcactatataaaaaattaaaataaagagctgctcccctctcagttcctatcctaccccacaaaccctctagcttacactatacaaatacacaatgcatctttacacatacacagaagcatacaatgcatccctacaaagacacagaaacatacaatgcatcccttacacgcgcacacacacattgattctcttacacacacagaaacaaaatgaatctcttacacacactcaatgcaccccttacagacacacactgcattaaattacatacacagaaacacaccttgcatcccttacacacacccaaaaaacatacaatgcattccttacacacaaacacactctgcatcccctatacacacactacatccctttcacaaagtggtatccctatacactacattccataagaacacacacacataacatcctctgcaataacacataacacatcccctacacacatacactccactccctgtgagagaactcatgggtgggccatgtaggtggatttataggtgggccttgtaggcatactcacaatcaggccctgggggcccagaccttgagatgtgtaaggggccccaaaaatggagctgcttccgttcattaattgttgtgagcactgttacaaacagtctacagagagcctcttctacaccagacctgtgaaggcaaactgcagcctgagcccatcatcatcctcttgtcctcatctggtggtaagtaggcaatccaatatattattagtgacactaatctctaattaacctcacattaaagggccactatagtcaccagaagtactacagctcaatgtagtggttctggtgtctatagcctgtgcctgtaggctttttaatgtaaacccactgccttttcagataaaagacactttgtgcagaactggtgttggcccatatggcatgggcggggcattgtgatgtcacatggtgggcaggacatatggggagggggaattttcttttgcctagggcagcaaaactCCTTGCATCGGCCCTGTGTATGAAAATAACATGACAATGCCCATTAAGGCCCCTTTTTTATGGCTGGTGCAACCATAAGGTGGCAAAGGTGATTTAAGGTGCACCAGTCTGGGGGTAACCGGTAGAAAGAAGTGCACAGAGCTCCCACTCCTGCAAATTACTCTAGATAGTGAGGCCTTACTCACAGAGATAGAGGATCTTTTCCTTTTACCGAGTTTGtgtcaaatattaaaaaaaatttaaacaaattcaaaattcaaaaataaataacattttaaattgggggaataataaaaagaaactaaacaataaaataattttgtaaaaatatgtaaaatcctccttaaaaataaaatttttagttATTTAATACATCCTATTTACAAAATGACAGGAAGTTATTGCAATATTGACAGTACAGGTATACCCCGCTTTACAAACCCTCACTTTACGTACACTCGCGAGTATGGACATACCCGCAAAGTGGGGGGGCGTGGCTTCGACACCGACTAAGATGGCTGCTTAGAGTCTGAGCTCCGCTACACCTCACCCCTATGAAGCGATCTCCCATACGCAATAGAACACAAATGGGCCGTAGCCGCCGCACAGATAACCCACAGACCCCCAAGAACCCGCACTCAAACCCACAGCAGGGGCCGATGGATGGTTTTCTGCAGCCGCCTCGTGAACCACCGGGTGAGACTGAGAACCCGGGCCCAAGCCCGACCACGCGGTTACCTACCTCGATGGCAAGTGGCGACTCCCCAGCCTTGGACCGGATCAGCACCGAACTGAGGACCATGGCAGCTGCCATGGCTGCCATGGCTACTAAGGCTGATCtcctcaccctcaccaccacgaTCCAAGACGCCATGAGAGCTGAGATGGCTGGGCTGCGGTCGGAAGTGGGAGAGCAGGCAGGCCGTATACAGGCCTTGGAACACTCTACTGCCTCACAGGCTGCACAGCACGCGGCTACCGACCTTGCTGTCTCCAGACA
Above is a genomic segment from Pelobates fuscus isolate aPelFus1 chromosome 6, aPelFus1.pri, whole genome shotgun sequence containing:
- the TLR3 gene encoding toll-like receptor 3, with the translated sequence MKRIHVFLLNGLYGIYAICLISALAANPCKVTQEKADCSHHKLSVIPSDLPHTIKVLDLSHNQLKKLPAANLSIYNQLEQLDVGYNTLHLFEPEVCQILPLLKILNFQHNEFTKISEEYFVSCTNLNELHLNYNGITAINGNPFEKLENLTVLNMSHNKLTSTSLGDRPQLANLKELLLFSNKIAVLKDGELECLHNTSLQKFDLSSNPIREVNPNFFRVLRNLQALIMVDMQLGPKLVELVCSQLGGTGIQMLLLINVQLSKVHNTTFSGLSDTNLTYLDISKNSMSQIDKDAFVHLPHLEILNLESNQVTVLNQYTFHGLSGLKTLNLKNTLKESKIDDLSFQWLKNLEYLNIEGNKNLIFTENTFTGLTSLKNLSMVRCSINLEIVTNKTFISLSKSPLLELNISDAGIAKLEYGAFSGLRHLQVLDLGFNRIDQELTGDEFLGLFQIILIYLSYNNHITLTRNSFSSIPSLKKLNLRKTKLTFRDLKPSPFKGLQNLTQLDLGNNNIANIEENQFKDLSSLRILNLQHNNLARLWKNANPGGPVLFLKGLHNLEILDLLSNGFDEIPPSAFQGLSNLRILNLGENNVYILPKSLFDDQISIYQLDLHKNLITSVERQMYEIVFSSIKILDMSGNPFDCTCESIAWFVNWINTTNATIPGLETQYICNTPRKYHGISVELFDNSPCKDTGPLKMCFIFTFTLTVSFILIVFVINFQGWRIQFYWNVSMNRILGFKEIDRKRENFRYDAYIIHAKKDMPWVDNNLIPLEEDKVFPFQFCFEERDFEGGKSQLTEIVNSIRKSRKIIFVITEYFLDDPWCRRFKIQHAFQQVIEQSRDSIILIFIDDIPDYKLNNSIQLRKGMFKSRCILNWPAQKERASAFREKLKIALGSSNLVK